Proteins from a genomic interval of Zingiber officinale cultivar Zhangliang chromosome 2A, Zo_v1.1, whole genome shotgun sequence:
- the LOC122044198 gene encoding potassium channel KAT3-like, translated as MLLCGAKSKLQPFGESYSFSSDLLPSLGANINQSIKLRRFIVSPFDSRYRAWQMFLILLVVYSAWICPFELAFMRHLPAKLFWVESILNSFFAVDIVLTFFVAYLDRRSYVLIDDPKKIAVRYVSSWFIFDILSTAPFEAISLLFRGDGNDLGFKTLNMLRLWRLRRVSSLFSRLEKDIRFNYFWTRCTKLVLVTLFAVHYAGCFNYLIADRYPNPERTWIGAVMPSFKSESLWVRYVTAIYWSITTLTTTGYGDLHAENTREMLFDIFYMLFNLGLTAYLIGNMTNLVVHGTSRTRHFRDTIEAASEFAARNHLPKRIKDQMLSHICLRFKTQGLKLQDPLNDLPKGIRSSIANKLFFPILRQAYLFRGVSFNFLHQLVTETQAEYFPPREDVMLQNEAPTDLYIIVTGAVDLRSNVDGNEQVHGRLGAGEVFGEMGVLCCSPQPFTARTVELTQVLRLSSTTVMNLIKENVEDANTVMNNLLEKIKLQQLSAAGVEEQSFVSCKESYKVQTEESWEASSIDDSSVQMPRKRVVVHILSRKTRSSKEELGKLINLPGSLEDLFEIAREKFTGHQPTKVLNQENAEIDDIRVIRDGDHLFLLEEEDRDHCV; from the exons ATGCTCCTCTGTGGTGCAAAATCCAAGCTTCAGCCCTTTGGGGAAAGCTACAGCTTCTCCAGTGACCTGCTGCCGTCTCTGGGAGCGAATATTAACCAGTCGATCAAGCTGAGGAGGTTCATAGTGTCGCCCTTTGATTCTCGTTACAG AGCTTGGCAGATGTTCCTGATCCTACTCGTCGTTTATTCTGCTTGGATCTGTCCGTTCGAACTAGCATTCATGAGGCATTTGCCGGCGAAGCTTTTCTGGGTCGAGAGCATCCTCAACAGTTTCTTCGCGGTCGATATTGTACTCACCTTCTTCGTCGCATACCTTGACCGGAGATCGTACGTCTTGATCGACGATCCGAAGAAAATCGCAGTCAG ATATGTATCCTCGTGGTTCATCTTCGACATCTTGTCGACCGCTCCATTCGAAGCGATCAGCCTTCTCTTCCGAGGCGACGGCAATGATCTCGGTTTCAAAACGCTGAACATGCTGCGATTGTGGCGGCTCCGCCGGGTCAGTTCTCTCTTTTCGAG GCTTGAGAAGGACATCAGGTTCAACTACTTCTGGACGCGATGCACAAAGCTGGTGTTA GTAACTCTCTTCGCCGTGCACTACGCTGGATGCTTCAATTATCTCATTGCCGACCGGTACCCTAATCCCGAAAGAACATGGATAGGTGCAGTCATGCCGAGCTTTAAATCTGAAAGTCTATGGGTTAGATATGTAACTGCAATTTACTGGTCCATTACGACGCTGACAACAACCGGTTATGGTGACTTGCATGCTGAAAACACCAGAGAAATGCTATTTGACATCTTCTACATGTTGTTTAACTTGGGGCTGACAGCTTACCTCATCGGCAACATGACGAACCTCGTCGTCCATGGAACCAGCCGCACCCGACACTTC AGGGACACGATTGAGGCAGCTTCAGAATTCGCAGCAAGAAATCATCTGCCGAAGCGCATCAAGGACCAAATGCTCTCCCACATATGCTTGAGATTCAAGACGCAGGGGCTGAAGCTGCAAGACCCCTTGAATGATCTTCCCAAGGGCATTCGTTCCAGCATAGCGAATAAGCTCTTCTTTCCGATTTTACGACAAGCCTACCTTTTCCGTGGAGTTTCCTTCAACTTCCTTCATCAACTG GTAACAGAGACGCAGGCCGAGTATTTCCCACCACGGGAAGATGTGATGCTACAAAACGAGGCGCCAACCGATCTGTACATAATAGTGACAGGAGCTGTG GACTTGAGATCAAATGTTGATGGGAATGAACAA GTTCATGGAAGGCTAGGAGCAGGGGAAGTGTTTGGGGAGATGGGGGTCTTATGCTGCAGCCCACAGCCATTCACTGCACGAACCGTCGAACTAACACAAGTATTAAGGTTGAGCAGCACCACAGTGATGAACTTGATTAAAGAGAACGTCGAAGACGCGAACACGGTTATGAACAATCTTTTAGAG AAAATAAAACTACAACAACTATCAGCTGCTGGAGTAGAGGAACAGAGCTTTGTTTCTTGCAAGGAGTCTTACAAAGTCCAAACGGAAGAATCATGGGAAGCCAGTTCGATCGACGATAGCAGCGTGCAGATGCCTAGAAAAAGAGTCGTCGTTCATATTCTTTCAAGAAAGACAAGAAGTTCAAAGGAAGAACTAGGGAAGCTCATAAACCTGCCTGGTTCTTTGGAGGACCTCTTCGAGATTGCTA GAGAAAAGTTCACTGGTCATCAGCCTACAAAGGTGCTCAATCAAGAGAATGCAGAAATAGATGACATTAGAGTTATTCGAGATGGAGACCATTTGTTTCTTCTAGAGGAGGAAGATCGTGATCATTGTGTTTGA